The proteins below come from a single Zhouia spongiae genomic window:
- a CDS encoding THUMP domain-containing class I SAM-dependent RNA methyltransferase, translated as MGNNYKMVAKTLFGFEDLLERELLNLGAINVKKGVRSVYFEGDKGFMYKANLCLRTALKILKPIKSFRVFNEKDLYKKVYNMDWGAYLTPQNTFAVNASVNSEIFKHSHYIALKVKDAVVDGFREKQDIRPSIDLKHPDLRINIHIQDKECSVSLDSSGASLHHRGYRMATNLAPISEVLAAGIILMSGWDGQSDFYDPMCGSGTLAIEAAMIACNIPANINRREFGFEKWKDFDAELFDKITESCLNKTREFYHKIYASDQSASTLLKAKNNAKNANLSEYITFDRKDFFNSDKPTEEKLHIVFNPPYDERLDIDITTFYKSIGDTLKQNYSNTDAWFITGNIEALKHVGLRPSKKIKLFNGKLESRLVKYAIYEGSKKAKYNN; from the coding sequence ATGGGTAATAATTACAAAATGGTAGCCAAAACTCTTTTTGGCTTTGAAGACCTGCTCGAAAGGGAACTTCTTAATCTGGGGGCAATCAATGTAAAGAAGGGGGTGAGGAGTGTTTATTTTGAAGGTGATAAAGGTTTTATGTATAAAGCTAACTTATGTTTAAGAACAGCCCTTAAAATACTAAAGCCCATAAAGTCTTTCAGGGTTTTCAACGAAAAAGATTTATATAAAAAAGTATATAATATGGATTGGGGAGCCTATTTAACCCCACAAAATACTTTTGCGGTAAATGCTTCCGTAAATTCTGAAATATTTAAACATTCTCATTATATAGCCCTGAAAGTTAAAGATGCTGTCGTCGACGGGTTTAGAGAAAAGCAGGATATAAGACCCAGTATAGATCTTAAACATCCGGATCTTAGGATTAATATTCATATCCAGGATAAAGAATGTTCCGTTTCTTTAGATAGTTCCGGGGCATCTTTGCATCATAGGGGGTACAGGATGGCTACCAACTTAGCTCCTATTAGTGAAGTTTTAGCAGCAGGTATAATATTAATGAGTGGCTGGGATGGTCAGTCAGATTTTTATGATCCGATGTGTGGAAGCGGAACTTTAGCTATCGAAGCAGCTATGATTGCGTGTAATATACCGGCAAATATAAACAGAAGGGAGTTCGGATTTGAAAAGTGGAAAGATTTTGATGCAGAGCTATTCGATAAAATAACCGAGAGCTGCCTTAATAAAACACGTGAGTTTTACCATAAAATATATGCTTCAGATCAATCGGCTTCTACGTTATTAAAAGCTAAAAACAATGCTAAGAATGCGAATCTTAGTGAGTATATTACTTTCGACAGAAAAGACTTCTTTAATTCGGATAAGCCTACTGAAGAGAAACTGCATATAGTTTTTAATCCGCCATATGATGAGCGACTGGATATCGATATTACGACATTTTATAAAAGTATAGGAGACACCTTAAAGCAAAATTACTCTAATACTGATGCCTGGTTTATTACCGGAAATATAGAAGCCCTCAAGCACGTAGGTTTACGACCATCAAAAAAGATAAAACTCTTTAATGGTAAACTGGAAAGTCGCCTTGTTAAATATGCGATCTATGAAGGCAGTAAAAAAGCGAAGTACAATAATTAA
- the trhA gene encoding PAQR family membrane homeostasis protein TrhA has translation MDQTKKEELWNAVSHSIGIILGVIGFVFLLIFDTQKTAYSTLSIVLYASTVIILFSASTIYHAISDIELKTIWRKIDHISIYLLIAGTYTPVSLITLEKGSGWLIFWIVWGIAVMGTILKIFFTGRFEVISLVLYLAMGWLIVFDLKDLVANISADGLGLLMLGGAFYTIGALFYAVKKIPYNHVIWHFFVLGGAVSHYFFILFEVI, from the coding sequence ATGGATCAGACAAAAAAGGAAGAATTATGGAATGCTGTTTCCCACAGTATAGGAATTATATTGGGGGTGATAGGATTCGTGTTTTTATTGATTTTTGATACTCAGAAAACGGCATATAGTACATTGAGTATCGTCTTGTATGCTTCTACGGTTATCATATTATTTTCCGCATCTACCATTTATCATGCGATCAGTGATATTGAGCTTAAAACCATTTGGCGTAAGATCGATCATATCAGTATCTATTTATTGATAGCGGGAACATACACGCCTGTATCTTTAATAACATTAGAGAAAGGAAGCGGTTGGCTTATATTTTGGATTGTTTGGGGGATTGCTGTGATGGGAACGATTCTTAAAATATTTTTTACAGGGAGATTTGAGGTAATCTCGCTTGTACTGTACCTCGCTATGGGATGGTTGATCGTTTTTGATTTAAAAGATTTAGTTGCCAACATATCGGCAGATGGCCTCGGTTTATTAATGTTGGGAGGCGCATTCTACACCATTGGGGCATTATTTTACGCCGTAAAAAAAATACCATATAATCACGTTATATGGCATTTTTTTGTTTTAGGCGGAGCCGTATCACACTACTTTTTTATTTTATTTGAGGTTATTTAA
- a CDS encoding serine hydrolase domain-containing protein codes for MKTASGVFYFLFLAHFITSAQSYKQDQAQLKDTNVLSYGFPEDQGLNAAYINRKVDSIMTRGIQERAFPGAQLLVAKNSTIIYHKAFGFHTYDSIEPVSKKDLYDLASVTKIAGPLPVLMQLHDQGKFNLDEKFSRYWKPWRRKKDKKDLTVREVLAHQAGLKPYIVFVKEVMKHNKYKKRFVRSKKNSKYSIQVYDSLFLNRHFYNKMKRMINRSEVSSEKKYKYSGLSFLLYPEIIEHITGERYEKYVTDRIYHPLGACNLIFNPNGKYPDSLIVPTEIDTVFRKHLVKKWVHDENAALMGGVSGNAGLFGTANDLARLMQMYLNMGTYGGKRYISEATMREFTRVQFSANDNKRGLGFDKPLLDNHELDITKASPAPEASMNSFGHGGFTGTYVWADPDNGLLFIFLSNRVYPDRSHRNLYSLNIRPSLQQVFYLAHKD; via the coding sequence ATGAAAACAGCTTCAGGAGTATTTTATTTTTTATTTCTCGCTCATTTTATTACTTCTGCCCAGTCATATAAACAAGATCAGGCTCAGTTGAAAGATACAAACGTTTTGTCTTATGGGTTTCCTGAAGATCAAGGTTTGAACGCAGCGTATATAAACCGTAAGGTGGACTCAATAATGACAAGAGGAATCCAAGAGAGGGCTTTTCCGGGAGCACAGCTTTTGGTAGCTAAAAACAGTACGATTATTTATCATAAGGCATTCGGATTTCATACATATGACAGTATAGAGCCGGTAAGTAAAAAAGATCTGTACGATTTGGCATCAGTAACAAAGATTGCAGGACCATTACCTGTTTTAATGCAGCTTCACGACCAAGGTAAATTCAACTTAGATGAAAAATTCAGCCGTTATTGGAAGCCATGGCGCCGTAAAAAAGATAAAAAAGATCTGACTGTCAGAGAAGTCTTGGCGCATCAGGCAGGCTTGAAGCCTTATATTGTATTTGTTAAGGAAGTAATGAAGCATAATAAATATAAAAAGAGGTTTGTCAGAAGCAAAAAAAATAGTAAATATTCGATACAGGTTTATGACAGCCTGTTCTTAAACAGACATTTTTATAATAAAATGAAACGGATGATCAACAGGTCTGAAGTATCATCAGAGAAAAAATATAAGTATTCGGGCCTGAGTTTTCTTTTGTATCCTGAAATTATAGAGCATATCACAGGAGAGCGTTACGAAAAGTATGTGACAGATCGTATTTATCATCCTTTGGGAGCCTGTAACCTGATATTCAATCCCAACGGGAAATATCCTGACAGCCTGATTGTACCAACAGAAATTGATACAGTTTTCAGAAAGCATCTGGTAAAAAAATGGGTGCACGATGAAAATGCGGCTTTAATGGGAGGCGTCTCCGGAAATGCCGGTTTATTTGGTACTGCAAACGACCTTGCCAGGCTGATGCAAATGTATCTGAATATGGGAACATATGGAGGCAAACGTTATATTTCTGAAGCCACCATGAGAGAATTTACCAGGGTGCAGTTTTCAGCTAATGATAATAAAAGGGGATTGGGCTTTGATAAACCGTTACTAGATAACCATGAATTAGATATCACTAAGGCTTCGCCGGCACCGGAGGCAAGTATGAACAGTTTCGGGCACGGCGGGTTTACCGGAACTTATGTCTGGGCTGATCCTGATAACGGGTTGTTATTTATATTTTTATCAAACAGGGTGTATCCGGACAGGAGTCATAGAAATTTATATAGTTTAAATATTCGGCCTTCTTTACAACAAGTGTTCTACCTTGCGCACAAAGATTAA
- a CDS encoding ISAon1 family transposase produces the protein MVSTKTNDCHTIGGFYGVNGKKLQRHYRDYLSNFKEWRQKSHAKDWLIFPENMGKYLSIDETALSKGELYTIITNKKAKGKKGAIVAILAGTKAEPIIEQLLKIPKTLRDKVKEITLDMAHSMKMIVKKCFPKAIQVTDRFHVQKLALEALQDIRIKHRWEAIDLENEQIKQSKSTQKVFIPKTFPNGDTRKQLLARSRYLLYKAPNNWTQNQHIRSKILFEQYPDIKKAYDLVQGLRNIFNTATSIQTAYTKLAHWYKDVEQTGFKAFNTIANTITMNYKSILNYFINRSTNASAESFNAKIKAFRAQFRGVKNVEFFLYRLTTIFA, from the coding sequence TTGGTCAGTACCAAGACTAATGATTGCCACACCATAGGTGGGTTTTATGGAGTTAATGGCAAGAAGTTACAACGACACTATCGAGATTATCTAAGTAATTTTAAAGAGTGGAGGCAAAAGTCCCACGCTAAAGACTGGTTAATCTTTCCTGAGAATATGGGTAAGTATTTATCTATTGATGAGACCGCTCTATCCAAAGGAGAACTCTACACTATTATTACTAATAAAAAAGCTAAAGGTAAGAAAGGTGCTATTGTAGCTATACTTGCGGGAACCAAAGCTGAACCTATTATAGAACAACTGCTTAAAATCCCAAAGACACTTAGAGATAAGGTAAAAGAGATTACTTTGGATATGGCACATTCAATGAAAATGATTGTCAAAAAATGCTTCCCTAAAGCCATACAGGTAACAGATCGATTTCATGTACAAAAACTAGCCCTAGAAGCACTACAAGATATTAGAATCAAACATCGATGGGAAGCTATTGACCTAGAAAATGAACAAATTAAACAAAGTAAGAGTACACAAAAAGTGTTCATTCCAAAAACCTTTCCTAATGGGGATACCAGAAAACAACTCTTGGCTAGAAGTAGGTATCTACTCTATAAAGCACCCAACAATTGGACACAAAATCAACACATACGATCCAAAATCCTCTTTGAACAATACCCCGACATCAAAAAAGCATATGATTTAGTACAAGGATTAAGAAACATATTCAATACAGCTACCTCTATACAAACTGCTTACACCAAGTTAGCACACTGGTATAAGGATGTAGAACAAACAGGGTTTAAAGCTTTTAACACCATAGCTAATACGATAACTATGAACTATAAATCGATCTTGAATTATTTTATAAACAGGAGCACCAATGCTTCGGCTGAATCTTTCAATGCTAAAATAAAAGCGTTCAGAGCACAGTTTAGAGGAGTGAAAAATGTAGAATTCTTCCTTTATAGATTAACTACAATTTTTGCATAA
- a CDS encoding ZIP family metal transporter: MNYILPIITVIAGFGIVILLKPQIKLSLKLLLAFSGAFLLSLTVFHLLPEVYHHGNARTTGICIMMGILLQIFLEFFSKGAEHGHMHHHSEKLHFPWLLFISLSIHAILEGFPIHSHDSLIYGIIVHKLPIAIILTTFFLEANISKPKVAAFLILFSLMTPLGTLLADIIPLFKTFYVEVSAIVIGIFLHISTTILFESSEGHKFNASKLFVIIMGILTAYII, from the coding sequence ATGAACTACATTTTACCTATTATTACTGTTATTGCCGGTTTCGGTATCGTTATACTTTTAAAACCTCAAATAAAGTTATCGCTTAAGTTATTATTAGCATTCAGCGGTGCTTTTTTACTTTCACTTACTGTCTTTCATTTACTACCGGAAGTATATCACCACGGAAATGCCAGAACGACAGGTATATGTATAATGATGGGGATATTACTCCAGATTTTTTTAGAATTCTTCTCCAAAGGAGCAGAACACGGCCATATGCATCACCATTCTGAAAAATTACATTTTCCATGGCTTTTGTTCATCAGTTTAAGCATACATGCTATTTTAGAAGGGTTCCCTATTCATAGTCACGATAGCCTGATTTATGGAATCATTGTGCATAAACTCCCTATTGCCATTATTCTGACTACTTTCTTTCTGGAAGCAAATATCTCAAAACCCAAAGTTGCTGCATTTTTAATATTATTTTCCCTGATGACACCATTAGGTACTTTGCTGGCCGATATTATACCGCTTTTTAAAACATTCTATGTGGAAGTTTCTGCAATAGTCATCGGAATCTTTCTTCACATTTCTACCACTATTCTTTTTGAAAGTTCTGAAGGACACAAATTTAATGCCAGTAAACTTTTCGTAATCATTATGGGAATCTTAACCGCCTATATTATCTGA
- a CDS encoding ISAon1 family transposase N-terminal region protein encodes MDPYIDLLKVLLPELLITHFDIAKHEINKDVLHLYFEEKNDIPKELSSEILISHGFHKAITIQDFPVRGKHVYLHIKRRRWLDKTTGQAVHRNWDLVAQGTRMTVEFAAFLKALGQYQD; translated from the coding sequence TTGGATCCATACATTGACTTACTAAAGGTTCTCTTACCTGAACTATTAATTACTCATTTCGATATTGCTAAGCATGAAATAAACAAAGATGTTCTTCATCTTTATTTTGAGGAGAAGAATGATATTCCAAAAGAACTTTCCTCTGAGATACTTATTTCACACGGTTTTCATAAAGCAATCACCATTCAGGATTTCCCCGTTCGTGGCAAGCATGTTTATTTACATATCAAGCGCCGTCGATGGCTAGACAAAACCACAGGGCAAGCTGTGCATCGAAATTGGGATTTGGTAGCGCAGGGAACTCGTATGACCGTAGAGTTCGCTGCTTTTTTAAAAGCACTTGGTCAGTACCAAGACTAA
- a CDS encoding DUF4268 domain-containing protein: MFSREESKKIRQEFWISFGKSFPRKWILYHTKIKDFSFKFHFDTKRAIVSIDIEDDNLENRIKYYEKMESLKTVLTENYLPDVIYEDIYFLENGKEISRVYVQLNGVCVHNKNTWQETMVFLNEKMQKFEEFYTDFEDFIKS; this comes from the coding sequence ATGTTTAGCAGGGAAGAGTCAAAAAAAATACGGCAGGAATTCTGGATTTCGTTCGGCAAGTCATTTCCACGAAAATGGATCTTATATCATACCAAAATAAAGGATTTTTCATTTAAATTCCATTTCGACACGAAAAGGGCTATTGTCTCAATTGATATTGAAGACGACAATCTGGAAAACAGGATCAAATACTATGAGAAGATGGAATCGCTAAAAACGGTTCTGACAGAAAACTATCTTCCGGATGTGATTTATGAAGACATTTATTTTCTGGAAAACGGAAAGGAAATCTCAAGGGTATATGTTCAACTGAACGGTGTCTGTGTCCATAATAAGAATACCTGGCAGGAAACCATGGTCTTCTTAAATGAAAAAATGCAAAAGTTTGAAGAGTTCTATACCGATTTTGAAGATTTTATAAAATCTTAA